In the genome of Actinomadura luzonensis, the window GGCGGAGCGGGAGGGCCCCGCCGCAGGCCGGCCGTCCCGGGACGGGCCCGATTGGGGCCGCCCCTCTTGAGGCGCACCGGGCCGCGCGGGGCCCGGTTGGGGTGGGTCAGGCGCCGGACCCTGCCGGGGCGAGGCGGGTGGGGCGGTTGGGGTCAGGTCGGGTGGGGATGGGCAGTGGGGGCAGGTCGGGAGGGGGTCGATGGGGGTGCCGCAGCGTTCGCAGAGCCGTTCGGCGTCCGGACCGTGCACCATGTGCGCCCTCCCGAGGCAGCCTGCGGGTCAGCGGCCGAAGCAGATCGTCCGCCCCGCGCGGACCTGGTCGGCCTTGTACGTCACCTGGTCGATGGTGGTGCCCGCCTCGTCCACCAGGACGAGGCCGTCCCCCTGGTTGCCGAGCCGCAGCGCCGCGCCGGGCGTCACCCGCAGCGTCGCCCCGCCCGCGATCGAGCCGCTGAGCGCCAGGCGCCCGCCCCCGGTGTCGGACAGCGACCACCCGGAGAGGTCCACCGCGTCCGGCGTGAGGTTGAGCAGCGTGACCGACTCGGCCCCCCGGTCGGCCCCGGCCGGGTCGGGCAGGGCGGCGACGATGAGCAGGTCGCCGGCGGCGATGAGCGGCGGCCGGACCGGCGCGCCGGGCGGCGCGGGGTCGGGGTCGATGACGAACCGTTCGGGCCAGACCGTGAGCTGCACCTGCTGCCCGGAGGCGCGCACGACGTCGTGCAGGTTGCCGCGTTCCAGCTTGTCGAGCAGGAAGAGCTGGTCGTCGCGGTGCACCGGGTCGGCCCGCAGCCAGGCGTCGAAGTGGGAGAAGTCGGTGAACCCCTCCGCCAGGTACGGCACGATGCGCCGGAACAGCTTCGGCCACATCACGAGCTGCTCGGCGGCGGTCAGGCCGGCGATCGTGGCGGGGCCGTTCGGGT includes:
- a CDS encoding lamin tail domain-containing protein, with amino-acid sequence MSYTLLRGTFVIRYPDLPRRGPEPDGDTVKFRPDNPALVERLARHSGRPPGINRRGVSVRLEAIDALETHFAETHQEPAGALAARDELLRLLGFTNVTFWDDLPNTVRSADQDELRGHVLSNGIDANGRLIAFAYAGDHPGPDGSAVFLDGPLADGSVNAALLSAGLVYPAFYATLPAELRTHLAEVSAQARRKALPSGIWPRSTGDPNGPATIAGLTAAEQLVMWPKLFRRIVPYLAEGFTDFSHFDAWLRADPVHRDDQLFLLDKLERGNLHDVVRASGQQVQLTVWPERFVIDPDPAPPGAPVRPPLIAAGDLLIVAALPDPAGADRGAESVTLLNLTPDAVDLSGWSLSDTGGGRLALSGSIAGGATLRVTPGAALRLGNQGDGLVLVDEAGTTIDQVTYKADQVRAGRTICFGR